The segment tactgaaagcagtgaagagtttttacgaggatagtgaggctcaagttagagtatgtaggaaagaggggaattttttcccagtaaaagtaggccttagacaaggatgtgtgatgtcaccgtggttgtttaatatatttatagatggggttgtaagagaagtaaatgcgagggtcttggcaagaggcgtggagttaaaagataaagaatcacacacaaagtgggagttgtcacagctgctctttgctgatgacactgtgctcttgggagattctgaagagaagttgcagagattggtggatgaatttggtagggtgtgcaaaagaagaaaattaaaggtgaatacaggaaagagtaaggttatgaggataacaaaaagattaggtgatgaaagattgaatatcagattggagggagagagtatggaggaggtgaacgtattcagatatttgggagtggacgtgtcagcggatgggtctatgaaagatgaggtgaatcatagaattgatgagggaaaaagagtgagtggtgcacttaggagtctgtggagacaaagaactttgtccttggaggcaaagaggggaatgtatgagagtatagttttaccaacgctcttatatgggtgtgaagcgtgggtgatgaatgttgcagcgaggagaaggctggaggcagtggagatgtcatgtctgagggcaatgtgtggtgtgaatataatgcagagaattcgtagtttggaagttaggaggaggtgcgggattaccaaaactgttgtccagagggctgaggaagggttgttgaggtggttcggacatgtagagagaatggagcgaaacagaatgacttcaagagtgtatcagtctgtagtggaaggaaggcggggtaggggtcggcctaggaagggttggagggagggggtaaaggaggttttgtgtgcgaggggcttggacttccagcaggcatgcttgagcgtgtttgataggagtgaatggagacaaatggtttttaatacttgacgtgctgttggagtgtgagcaaagtaacatttatgaagggattcagggaaaccggcaggccggacttgagtcctggagatgggaagtacagtgcctgcactctgaaggaggggtgttaatgttgcagtttaaaaactgtagtgtaaagcacccttctggcaagacagtgatggagtgaatgatggtgaaagtttttctttttcgggccaccctgccttggtgggaatcggccggtgtgataataaaaaaaaaaaaaaaaaaaaataataataataataataataataataataataataataataattattattattattattattattattattattattattattattattattattattattgctgttattattattactactactactactactaccactactactactactactactactactactactactactactactactactactatcattgtTAATTAGAGTGAAAGGAAAGCGCTAAAAACGAATGTAGCGTTGAGGTTAAACAGAAAAAGCTTGTGGTACAAGcattccagtggaaataagccagacaGTCTTATGTCAGTGGCTTCATTGGGTTATTTCAGgtactaaccctccgggttaataatCTAGAGAGAATTTGTTCTTCAAGCCAATGAGCTGCAGGGAATAGGTGTGACCTTGTAatgtgagggtaggagagagggcCATCTTGAGCCCTGGCTTGGCCCTCCACGCCAGACCCCAAGTCAGTAGTGTGGCAGCCACCAACCCAGTCTGTacccaccaccagtgctgttcACATCCTGCCCAACCCTCTACACAAACTGTGAGACTCTGTCATCTCTCTACGGGAAAAGTAGAGTTGTTGACTTGCTGTAGACAACATGTGGGGTATTCTGCCTGTGTTTGTAGCcttgtgtgtagtgggtgtatcTCCCCAGCCTAGTGAGAGTGGCAAGGAAGCACTACACTGGTGCAGTACTATGTGTATGTGTAGGTATGAAACCCAGGTGGCAGTACGGTGTTTCGAACCTTCTGAGATGTACGAGTTTTTGGGAATCAGCAAGAAAATAGCGATGAAAATGGCGAAGCACAATTGGACTCTCGATGCAAAAGTTTACTGGTGTAAGGACTTGTGTCTCTGTCATAGTGACAATAATCGTGAATTTCAGTGTGTCGAGGAAGATGATATCACCTATCTCATCACAGATTACATCGGCGACATGTACTTCTATCACACCGTTCAGCAGCTAGTGGAAGAAGAACGGCACATGGAAGAACGTACCGTGACGCGGGAAGAGACAGAGGCCGCTGAAAACAGGAGATcagagagaaagaagaagaagaaggatcaGAAACCCAGAAAGAACGTAAGAACAACAGAGGCTCCAGCACCAGAGCCAGAACCTGAACCCACCTTAAAACAGGTGTCACTTccaaccaccacttccaccactactactactaccaccaccacaccttccaccACTATCAcgaccaccctcacaaccactcCCTCTCAGCCTGTCCAGCTTCCAAGTCGCATGAACGACCCAGCGATAGAACAACCGGAGGCCGGAGAGGCGGAGCTCTTACCGAAGCAAGAAGCGGTGGCTGCTAGTCCAGCAGTGACAGCCATGCAGCCTCCAACACGCCGACAGCCTTTCCCCCCAACAGCCACGGCCTACATCCCCCACGCCTCCACACGGGAAGTGATCACCACGCCCCCCAAAGTCTCGGCAGTGCTGGAAGTGCCCGTGGAGAGGAAGACAGTAGCGTCAGAAGTGTCGCAAGACCTGACCGAGCTGGGAAGTACCGTGTTGGAGATCAGAAACGATGTGGTGCTCAACCAACGTATCCTCTTCGTCACAGTCGTCATCGCAAGCATCGCAATGTTGGGGTAAGTGACGTACAGGCATCGCAATGCTATTATAAGCGACATACAGGCATCGTAGTGCTAGGATAAGCGACGTACAGGCATTGCAGTGTTAGGGTAAGTGACGTACAGGCATCACAATGCTAGAAGAATCGTCGTACAGGCATCGCAATACTAGGATAATCGATGTAAAAACATTACAGTGCTAAAATACAACACAAATTCCAGCACGATAATCATTATTAACGATCTTGACAGACGTTCCCAGTAAAGGATTATATTCCATTTCTCTCAGAAGTAAAGATCAAATGACCGGGTTTTTATGGCCTTCAaaaggaagctctaaacccgtaagtTTTTGTTAAGtcagtgacgtcagcagacaaGTGATAGTCGCAACGATATTATCTGCATGAGGATGGAAGGCTTCATTTTGCGAGGTTTTACTCACAGCGAGGCTATAATATACGAGGTTTCACCCACAGTGAGTCCTTATTAAGGGATTTATAAAGCCCACTGTGGATAAAGCCTAGTATAATAAAGTCCCACTGTTGGTGAAACCTCTTAAAATAAAACCCCTGGGGATGAAACCTCGTAAAATAAACCTATGGATTAAACCTCGTAAAAATAAACCTTATAAGGGTGAAACCTCATAAAAATAAACCTGTGTATGAAGCCTCATTAAAATAAATAACTTTATACTACTTCTTTGTCTTCTGTCTCTTTATCCATCTTCTTGATATGTTCCTATTACTGTGTTAACTTGTCCTATCTCTCCATTCTCTTCTACGATATTTTAACTCTGCACGTCCCCCAATTTTCCTTTATTCTCCGTCATTCCAGACCTCATTTATCAGTCATATCCCttactttgactttttggggAGTTTTCTTAGGTATGTTACACAtaagttactatgtatgataattgtacttatgtgtacctctgCCTAAATATACTTACTTATAATATCTTGGCTGGGGTCCACAGGCAAATATTTTGGGGTGGGAAGCGTTGAGGTCTCCCTGTAAGACTGACTTCCATGAttgtactcgtgtgtgtgtgtgtgtactcacctatttgtggttgcaggggtcgattcacagctcctggccccgcctcttcgctgattgctactaggtcctctctctccctgcctcatgagctttatcatacctcgccttaaaactatgtatggttcccgcctccactacgtcactttctaggctattccacggcctgactactctatgactgaagaaatacttcctaacatccctttgattcatctgagtcttcaacttccaattgtgacctcttgtttctgtgtcccatctctggaacatccagtctttgtccaccttgtctattctgtgcagtatttcatatgtcgttatcatgtctcccctgaccctcctgtcctccagtgtcgtcaggccgatttccctcaacctttcttcgtaggacaatccccgtagctctgggactagtcttgttgcaaacctttgcactttctctaatttcttgacgtgcttgactaggtgtggattccaaactggtgctgcatactccagtatgggcctgacgtaaatggtatatggagtcttaaacgaatccttactgaggtatcggaacgctatccgtaggtttgccaggcgcccgtatgctgcagcagttatctgattgatgtgcgcctcaggagatatgctcggtgttatactcacccccagatctttttccttgagtgaggtttgcagtctttggccatctaaactatattgtgtctgcggtcttctttgcccttccccaatcttcatgactttgcatttggcagggttaaattcaaggagccagttgctggaccaggcttgtagcctgtccaggtctctttgtagtcctgcctgatcctcatccgatttgattcttctcattaacttcgcatcatctgcaaacaaggacacttctgagtctatcccttccgttatgtcgttcacatataccaagaacagcacaggtcctaggactgacccctgtggaaccccgcttgtcacaggcgcccactctaacacctcgtcacgtaccatgactcgttgttgcctccctgtcaggtattctctgatccattgcagtgcctttcctgttatgtgtgcctgatcctctagcttttgcagtaacctcttgtgaggaactgtgtcgaaggccttcttgcagtccaaaaaaatgcagtcgatccacccctctctctcttgtcttacttctgtcaccttgtcataaaactctagtaggtttgtgacacaggattttccttccctgaaaccgtgctggttgtcaattatacacttgtttctttccaggtgctccaccactctcctcctgatgatcttctccatgaccttgcatactatacatgttaatgatacaggtctgtagtttagtgcctcatgtctgtctccctttttaaaaactgggactacatttgccattttccatacctcagggagttgcccagtttcaaatgatgtgttgaagatctttgttaatggctaacacaatatctctgctccctctttaaggacccacggaaagatgttgtctggtcccaccgcctttgaggtgtcaagttcgcatagcagcttcttcacctcctccttggttatatgtacctcatccagcacttgctggtgtgcccccctgctctgatttcctggagtcctattggtttccactgtaaatacctctttaaatcttgtgttgagctcctgacatacctcttggtcgtttcttgtgaattccccatcacccttcctcagtctgattacctggtccttgactgttgttttcctcctgatgtggctgtacaacagcttcgggtcagtctttacttttgatgctatgtcattttcatattgtctctgagcctcccttcttatctgtgcatattcgtttctggctcttcggctaatttctttattttcctgagttctctgtcttctgtaccttttccattctctagtacacctagtttttgcctccctacacctttgggtgaaccaaggactcgttctgttcttcccattatttctgtctcctctgtgtgtgtgtgtgtgtgtgtgtgtgtgtgtgtgtgtgtgtgtgtgtgtgtgtgtgtgtgtgtgtgtgtgtgtgtgtgtgtgtgtgtgtgtgtgtgtgtgacgtacaGTAACTGCATGCACTTGGAACTGACTAGGGTGCAGAAGGGTGTGCAGAATGTTGAGGTACTTCCACtgttgggtagcattgaaaattgggttgggcaaatgttttgttagtgggatgaattgtaaaggacctgcctagtatgggccaacaggcctcctgcagtgctcctcctttcttatgttcttgtgttcttatgttcttatgtctactTAGGAGTACATGTTGCGGAATTAGTTTGGAACTAAATTTTGGCCGTATGTGGCTGGTATACAGTGTatccgtatccatcctgtggagggtagtggctagtttactgtgcacctcatatccatcctgtggatggtaatgacCCGTTTATTGCGcacatcatatccatcctgtggagggtagtggctagcttATTATGCACATCAtgcccatcctgtgaatggtaatgCAAAACCCTACGACCATGAAGTATCCTGGAACTACCTCTTACTGGAATAACAACTCCACTGTATAATCCTCATGAGTTTGCCAGTGTCAAGTACCTCAGTAATCTAGAGTGATGGTTCATTCTCGTCACCACTGTCTACTTAGAAGGTCTGTCTAGGTTGGAGATTTCGTAAGTGGGTTCCAAGAGGCACTTTATTGCTGAAGTGTTTAATGGTAAGTTGCCTGATGGTGATCCTCATTTGGACTAGTCATTAAGTTGCTTGTTATTAATATAAGTacatggtgtgttgttgttgttggtgtagttGGCACTGAAGTGGTTTAAGTGGCAATGGAGTGGTTTCTTGGTGTTTTTGGATTGTGAGGTTCTCAGTGGTGTTCTCTAAGGTGGCTTCCCCATTTTTCTCTTATTTGCGACTCCATGATCAGGAgacgtattctctctctctctctctctctctctctctctctctctctctctctctctctctctctctctctctctctctctctctctctctctctctctctctctctctctctctctctctctctctctctctctctctctctttctctctctctagtgtgatgctcttcaCTTTCTTTAGGATTTCAGTAATATTCTGAGAATTTTCTGTTGCGTGTTTCCTGAGTTTCTTAGAAGATAAGTGTCTCAGTTGTCTTTAAGACGGAGAAAGTGACTCCTTGTACCATTGAGAAATACAACTGAGAGATATGAGAGACACCGCTGTTAGGAAGCTAAGGAAGGTTTCCACTTGATTACCTGTAGTGGCTTCCGGAGGTTACTTCC is part of the Cherax quadricarinatus isolate ZL_2023a chromosome 63, ASM3850222v1, whole genome shotgun sequence genome and harbors:
- the LOC128698236 gene encoding probable serine/threonine-protein kinase irlD; protein product: MWGILPVFVALCVVGVSPQPSESGKEALHWCSTMCMCRYETQVAVRCFEPSEMYEFLGISKKIAMKMAKHNWTLDAKVYWCKDLCLCHSDNNREFQCVEEDDITYLITDYIGDMYFYHTVQQLVEEERHMEERTVTREETEAAENRRSERKKKKKDQKPRKNVRTTEAPAPEPEPEPTLKQVSLPTTTSTTTTTTTTTPSTTITTTLTTTPSQPVQLPSRMNDPAIEQPEAGEAELLPKQEAVAASPAVTAMQPPTRRQPFPPTATAYIPHASTREVITTPPKVSAVLEVPVERKTVASEVSQDLTELGSTVLEIRNDVVLNQRILFVTVVIASIAMLGVLILAVHGCNRRRRPPPDAAKKRDATKDDKHTKMNLEEAW